In the genome of Cellvibrio sp. KY-YJ-3, one region contains:
- a CDS encoding TonB-dependent receptor has product MFNKDKAPAATTHTYHQKLLAVAIACAASAPAVFAQENNKDLEEVVVTGSYRASLAQALDIKRNSTTQVDAIVAEDIGKFPDMNLAESMQRIAGVSIDRDGGEGRQISIRGLGSDFTRVRINGLEALSTAGQGSNGPNRSRGFDFNTFASELFSEVKVNKTQSAQIDEGSLGSTVDLRGSRPFDFDGFQFSASAQGGYNELSESTDPRFSGLISNKTEDGRFGALMSLSYSEREILEEGFNPVRFDWGNGFGTGGNANTGRPVTGIANPNNMYGFCSPVGYDPQTPRNPISNETGSAANLNRNNGYGTFGIDENNCATGLPRPANTPENIAAYETATESWHPRYPGWRRQEHDLSRLGVTAAFQFQPSDSTLFNLDILYSNYEKNQREDTLGVNLHRAVNLGGKTQIVVREAEKDSLNRLTYAVMDNVDFRTESAMFEETTEFAQYSLSMEHEFNDQLRLDAIVGTSESNYERPVNSLITLDNTDLDGFVWDARQSFKEPTMVFPFDLTDSNNWDWLGYGEVPVNSNGSARGSNISEVRLNPMYVDNTFDTAKVDLSYDLNDAVKFTAGVNYKDYTMRSQEFRHLSYGLLPQALPSGVTVADISEVLDGYGKGLDGAVDSWLVPDFGQVADLLGIYNNEDNGQPGGNYTLASVGHFGASGNNYDVNEETYGAYFQIDFTANLWDRDLRGNLGTRYSKTNITSSGYVTCPGVRAVPATDTTPAIPAIPAGDNNCEGSEEFYGIASATATPGMRYYLPIEATHDYDDWLPSINLAWDLAEDVVLRFGAAKTMARPNLNHLSPTISGNPSTYSNDDALYSINAGNPQVNPYRADTYDLGAEWYFSEGALLSAAVFYKDIKSYIQRVRQVQTWDQTGWPVELLPEGFDGNESFSVQSYYNTPGGPLQGFELTYQQPFTFLPGLWQNFGFQANYTQVESELDYVESSSVNNTTREVTTVYKTNDLVNMSPKSYNATFYYDDGTFSARISTSYRDRYLTGILVPELGFDLDGNDVYTADVQGKQATTNYDFNMSYKLSDQLTMTFEAINLTDEFDDRYDNSELMTPLRYSHTGRQYYLGARYKF; this is encoded by the coding sequence GTGTTCAACAAAGACAAGGCCCCTGCGGCCACAACTCACACCTATCACCAAAAATTGCTGGCAGTTGCCATTGCCTGTGCAGCGAGTGCTCCGGCTGTTTTTGCGCAAGAGAACAATAAAGATTTGGAAGAAGTGGTAGTAACCGGTAGCTACCGCGCCAGTTTGGCGCAGGCACTGGATATCAAGCGCAATAGCACCACCCAGGTGGATGCGATTGTTGCCGAAGATATAGGTAAATTCCCCGATATGAACCTGGCAGAATCCATGCAGCGCATCGCCGGCGTCTCTATTGACCGCGATGGTGGCGAAGGGCGCCAGATTTCGATCCGCGGTTTGGGTTCGGATTTTACCCGGGTACGCATCAATGGCCTGGAGGCCTTGTCCACCGCCGGGCAGGGCTCCAACGGTCCCAACCGCAGTCGCGGCTTTGATTTCAATACCTTCGCCTCCGAACTCTTTAGTGAGGTGAAGGTGAATAAAACCCAATCAGCTCAAATCGATGAGGGTTCTTTGGGGTCTACCGTGGATTTACGCGGATCGCGCCCCTTTGATTTTGATGGCTTTCAGTTTTCAGCTAGCGCTCAGGGTGGTTACAACGAACTGAGTGAAAGCACCGACCCCCGTTTCTCTGGATTGATCAGCAATAAAACCGAGGATGGTCGCTTTGGTGCCTTAATGTCGCTGTCTTACAGCGAGCGGGAAATTTTGGAAGAGGGCTTCAACCCGGTGCGCTTTGACTGGGGCAATGGTTTTGGTACTGGCGGCAACGCCAATACTGGTCGCCCGGTAACGGGGATTGCCAATCCGAACAACATGTACGGTTTTTGCTCGCCAGTGGGCTATGACCCACAAACACCGCGCAACCCGATTAGCAATGAAACCGGCAGTGCAGCCAACCTCAATCGCAATAACGGCTACGGCACTTTTGGTATCGATGAGAACAACTGTGCCACAGGCCTGCCGCGCCCGGCCAATACGCCGGAAAATATCGCCGCCTATGAAACCGCAACGGAATCCTGGCACCCGCGCTACCCTGGCTGGCGCCGTCAGGAGCATGACTTGAGCCGCTTGGGTGTGACCGCGGCTTTCCAATTCCAGCCGAGTGATTCCACGCTGTTTAACCTGGATATCCTTTACTCCAATTACGAAAAAAACCAGCGCGAGGATACCCTGGGGGTCAACCTGCATCGCGCGGTAAATTTGGGGGGTAAAACCCAGATTGTCGTGCGTGAAGCAGAGAAGGATTCACTGAATCGCCTGACTTACGCGGTGATGGATAACGTGGATTTCCGCACCGAATCGGCGATGTTTGAAGAAACTACCGAGTTTGCGCAGTACAGCCTGAGCATGGAGCATGAGTTTAACGACCAGTTGCGTCTGGATGCGATTGTGGGTACTTCCGAGTCCAATTACGAGCGCCCGGTCAACTCGCTGATTACCCTCGACAATACCGACCTTGACGGTTTTGTATGGGATGCGCGCCAGAGTTTCAAAGAACCCACGATGGTATTCCCCTTTGACTTGACGGACAGCAACAACTGGGACTGGCTGGGTTACGGCGAAGTACCCGTAAACTCCAACGGTTCGGCGCGTGGTTCCAATATCAGCGAAGTGCGTCTGAACCCAATGTATGTGGATAACACCTTTGATACGGCTAAGGTCGATTTAAGTTACGACCTGAATGACGCGGTGAAATTTACCGCGGGTGTCAATTACAAGGATTACACCATGCGCTCGCAGGAGTTCCGCCATCTGAGTTATGGCCTCTTGCCCCAAGCCCTGCCCAGCGGGGTGACAGTTGCCGATATCAGTGAAGTATTGGATGGTTATGGCAAAGGGTTGGATGGTGCAGTGGACAGCTGGCTGGTACCCGACTTTGGTCAGGTCGCCGATCTGCTCGGCATCTACAACAATGAGGATAACGGGCAACCCGGCGGTAACTACACCCTGGCCAGCGTTGGTCACTTTGGTGCTTCGGGCAATAATTATGACGTGAACGAAGAAACCTACGGCGCCTATTTCCAAATCGATTTTACCGCCAATCTTTGGGATCGCGACCTGCGCGGCAACCTGGGCACACGCTACAGCAAAACTAATATTACCTCCTCCGGTTATGTGACCTGTCCCGGCGTGCGCGCGGTACCGGCCACAGACACTACACCTGCCATTCCGGCCATCCCGGCGGGCGACAATAATTGTGAGGGCAGTGAGGAGTTTTACGGTATCGCCAGTGCAACGGCGACCCCGGGTATGCGTTATTACTTACCGATTGAGGCGACCCATGACTACGACGATTGGCTGCCCTCCATCAACCTCGCCTGGGATCTGGCCGAGGATGTGGTATTGCGGTTTGGCGCGGCTAAAACCATGGCGCGCCCTAACCTCAACCACTTGTCGCCCACCATCAGCGGCAACCCCAGCACTTATAGCAATGACGATGCGCTCTACAGCATCAATGCGGGCAACCCCCAGGTAAACCCCTACCGCGCTGATACCTACGACTTGGGTGCGGAATGGTATTTCTCCGAGGGTGCATTGCTGTCGGCAGCGGTGTTTTACAAGGACATCAAGAGCTATATCCAGCGCGTGCGTCAGGTGCAAACCTGGGACCAGACCGGCTGGCCAGTGGAACTACTGCCGGAAGGGTTTGATGGCAATGAATCCTTCAGTGTTCAGAGCTACTACAACACCCCCGGCGGTCCGCTGCAGGGTTTTGAGTTGACTTATCAGCAGCCGTTCACCTTCCTGCCCGGCCTGTGGCAGAACTTTGGTTTCCAGGCAAACTACACCCAGGTGGAGTCGGAACTGGATTATGTGGAAAGCAGTTCTGTGAACAACACTACCCGTGAAGTGACCACGGTGTATAAGACCAATGATCTGGTGAATATGTCGCCCAAATCCTATAACGCCACCTTCTACTACGATGATGGCACCTTCAGCGCGCGTATCTCCACTTCCTATCGCGACCGCTACCTGACCGGCATTCTGGTGCCCGAGCTGGGTTTTGATTTGGATGGTAATGATGTCTACACCGCTGATGTGCAGGGTAAGCAAGCGACCACTAACTACGATTTTAATATGTCGTACAAGTTGAGCGACCAGCTGACCATGACCTTTGAAGCCATCAACCTGACCGATGAGTTTGATGACCGTTACGATAACTCCGAGCTAATGACCCCGCTCAGATACTCGCATACGGGCCGTCAGTACTACCTGGGTGCGCGCTACAAGTTCTAA
- a CDS encoding OmpA family protein, translating into MTMKHTQVLALSAVIAALSAGASADNHKFEVRADAGRVFFDEALEDANTWGLGFGYVLNENWTLEAVASKWDSETQAGAVDVDGTQYRLDALYNINTESLWRPYVAFGVGDQEREFNAATPSSERDTLLNLGAGVKRSLGGNWEFRTDVRAFNSLDNEYTDLALNAGISYLFGGSPAPVKAAPAPAPVVEKDSDGDGVFDSKDQCPNTPSTHKVDAVGCSLKLTETVAIELNITFDTAKSVIKPDFEGEVAKLATFMDQYADTQVTVEGHTDSQGSDAYNQKLSQSRADAVKAALITKYGIAADRVNAIGYGEAKPVADNMTADGREQNRRVVGQVSTKVTKTETRN; encoded by the coding sequence ATGACTATGAAACACACACAAGTATTAGCTTTATCTGCAGTAATTGCCGCTTTATCAGCAGGCGCTAGCGCCGATAACCACAAATTCGAAGTACGTGCCGATGCTGGCCGTGTATTCTTTGACGAAGCTCTTGAAGATGCCAATACCTGGGGTCTGGGTTTTGGTTACGTGTTGAACGAAAACTGGACTTTGGAAGCCGTTGCCAGCAAGTGGGACAGTGAAACCCAAGCGGGCGCTGTTGACGTAGATGGCACTCAATACCGTTTGGATGCCCTGTACAACATCAACACTGAAAGCCTGTGGCGCCCTTATGTTGCCTTTGGTGTAGGTGACCAGGAGCGTGAATTCAACGCCGCTACTCCATCATCCGAGCGCGACACCCTGTTGAACCTCGGTGCCGGTGTTAAGCGTTCACTGGGCGGTAACTGGGAATTCCGCACCGATGTTCGCGCTTTCAATAGCTTGGACAATGAGTACACCGATCTAGCCCTGAATGCTGGTATTAGCTATCTGTTTGGCGGTTCACCTGCGCCAGTAAAAGCAGCGCCAGCACCAGCACCGGTTGTTGAAAAAGACAGCGATGGCGACGGTGTATTTGACTCCAAAGACCAGTGCCCTAACACCCCATCAACTCACAAGGTTGACGCTGTTGGTTGTTCTTTGAAGTTGACTGAAACTGTTGCCATTGAACTGAACATTACCTTCGATACTGCCAAGTCAGTTATCAAGCCTGATTTTGAAGGTGAAGTAGCTAAACTGGCTACCTTTATGGATCAGTATGCTGATACTCAAGTGACTGTTGAAGGCCACACTGATAGCCAGGGTTCTGATGCCTACAACCAAAAGCTTTCACAAAGCCGTGCTGATGCAGTGAAAGCAGCGCTGATTACCAAATACGGTATTGCTGCTGATCGCGTAAATGCAATTGGTTACGGTGAAGCCAAACCGGTTGCAGACAACATGACTGCTGATGGTCGCGAGCAAAACCGTCGCGTAGTTGGTCAAGTGTCTACTAAGGTAACCAAGACTGAAACTCGCAATTAA
- the trmB gene encoding tRNA (guanosine(46)-N7)-methyltransferase TrmB codes for MSDFPELTPDLEGGEQGFLIKPEFKPKAIRSFVIRAGRITVGQKNAFDTYWPSFGLSLFKGRIDPAVVFARKAPLVLEIGFGMGDSLLEMARNEPEKNFIGIEVHPPGVGRLINVAGQEGLTNLRVYMADAMDVLEDCIPDGSIDRLQLYFPDPWHKKKHHKRRILQSAFVQKLRPKLVDGGIFHMATDWQAYAEHMLEVMNGAPGFATEFKETGYAPRPEYRPITKFEKRGERLGHGVWDLLFKKTA; via the coding sequence ATGTCTGATTTTCCTGAGTTAACTCCCGACCTTGAAGGCGGTGAGCAAGGGTTTCTTATCAAGCCTGAATTTAAACCCAAAGCGATTCGCAGTTTTGTGATTCGCGCAGGGCGTATTACTGTCGGGCAAAAAAATGCCTTTGATACCTATTGGCCTAGCTTTGGTTTGAGCTTGTTTAAGGGGCGAATTGACCCGGCAGTGGTGTTTGCCCGCAAGGCGCCACTGGTATTGGAAATCGGTTTTGGCATGGGCGATTCCCTGTTGGAGATGGCGCGCAACGAGCCGGAAAAAAACTTTATCGGTATTGAAGTACACCCGCCAGGTGTCGGGCGCTTGATTAACGTAGCCGGGCAGGAGGGGTTAACCAACCTGCGGGTGTACATGGCTGATGCCATGGATGTACTGGAAGATTGTATTCCCGACGGCAGCATAGATCGCCTGCAACTTTACTTTCCTGACCCTTGGCACAAAAAGAAACATCACAAACGGCGAATCCTGCAGTCAGCCTTTGTTCAGAAACTCCGCCCTAAACTCGTCGACGGCGGCATATTTCACATGGCCACTGACTGGCAAGCCTATGCGGAGCATATGCTGGAAGTGATGAATGGGGCGCCGGGATTTGCCACTGAATTTAAAGAAACCGGCTATGCACCACGACCGGAGTATCGGCCAATCACCAAGTTTGAAAAGCGCGGTGAGCGCCTGGGGCACGGTGTTTGGGATCTTTTGTTCAAGAAAACAGCATAA
- a CDS encoding DUF423 domain-containing protein: MARLLITIAAVSGFLAVIIGAFAAHGLAQILSTSALATVKTGVQYQFYHTFALLFLGFWLLHKPATPGLKAAGLAFILGILLFSGSLYGLALGAPRWLGPVTPLGGLCFLLGWLLLLLAAWQTKPDA; the protein is encoded by the coding sequence ATGGCGCGTTTATTGATTACAATCGCTGCAGTTAGCGGTTTTTTAGCGGTAATTATCGGCGCATTTGCGGCACATGGCTTGGCGCAAATACTTTCAACCAGCGCCTTGGCGACTGTAAAAACGGGGGTGCAATACCAGTTCTATCACACCTTTGCCTTGTTGTTTCTGGGGTTCTGGTTGTTACATAAACCGGCAACACCAGGGTTAAAAGCTGCTGGCCTAGCCTTTATACTGGGCATCCTGTTATTCAGTGGCAGCCTTTACGGATTGGCGCTGGGTGCACCGCGCTGGCTGGGGCCAGTGACTCCGCTTGGTGGTCTGTGCTTCCTGCTGGGCTGGCTGTTGCTACTGCTGGCGGCCTGGCAAACCAAACCGGATGCCTGA
- the rpoH gene encoding RNA polymerase sigma factor RpoH, whose protein sequence is MSASTSLQPIGILAPGANLNAYVQAVSAFSILTVEEEQELARDLHHNGNLDAARKLVMAHLRFVVHIARSYNGYGLPLGDLVQEGNVGLMKAVKRFDPDKGVRLVSFAVHWIKAEIHEFILKNWRIVKIATTKAQRKLFFNLRGAKKRLAWLSNDEAHAVAADLGVDVKQVREMEGRLASYDAGFDAGEDDEDDGYVAPAHYLEDNRYDPAVRLEESNWEESNVNSLEKAIEQLDDRSRVILQRRWLNEDKATLHDLAAEYGVSAERIRQLEKNAMNKVKTMMLEA, encoded by the coding sequence ATGAGCGCAAGTACAAGTCTGCAACCTATTGGCATCCTTGCCCCTGGTGCAAACCTGAACGCCTATGTTCAAGCGGTCAGTGCTTTTTCTATCCTCACTGTGGAGGAGGAGCAAGAGCTGGCGCGCGATCTGCACCACAACGGCAATCTTGATGCCGCGCGTAAATTGGTAATGGCCCATCTGCGTTTTGTCGTGCACATTGCACGTTCATACAATGGTTATGGTTTGCCGTTGGGCGATTTGGTGCAAGAAGGCAATGTCGGTCTGATGAAAGCCGTTAAACGTTTCGATCCCGATAAGGGCGTGCGTTTGGTGTCTTTTGCTGTGCATTGGATCAAAGCCGAAATTCATGAATTTATCCTGAAAAACTGGCGCATCGTGAAAATCGCCACCACCAAAGCCCAACGCAAATTGTTCTTCAATCTGCGTGGCGCCAAGAAGCGTTTGGCGTGGTTGAGCAACGACGAAGCCCACGCCGTCGCGGCAGATCTGGGTGTTGATGTTAAGCAAGTACGCGAAATGGAAGGCCGCCTCGCTTCTTATGACGCAGGTTTTGATGCCGGTGAAGATGACGAAGACGATGGTTATGTGGCGCCAGCCCATTACCTCGAAGACAATCGCTACGACCCTGCTGTGCGTTTGGAGGAGTCCAATTGGGAGGAGTCCAATGTCAACAGTTTGGAAAAAGCGATTGAACAGTTGGATGATCGTAGCCGTGTGATTTTGCAGCGCCGCTGGTTAAATGAAGACAAGGCGACACTGCATGATCTGGCTGCCGAATACGGTGTTTCAGCCGAGCGTATCCGCCAGTTGGAAAAAAATGCCATGAACAAAGTCAAAACCATGATGTTGGAAGCCTGA
- the ftsX gene encoding permease-like cell division protein FtsX, with product MKSNRPAKPERRNRMGASTTSRADRPRREAPPRVETVRPQGAVQSQMSWRDKFDAWSAHHSNSAIESLLRMFETPLQSAMTWLVIAIAIALPAALFVVFNNLQQIGQTWQDSSQVSVFLKKDVTATQAQDLRGRVAQRPDVLQANYISPEQALAEFKQGSGLGELANHLDENPLPGVILVTPKMVENTPAALADLQQTLIANPLVADVRLDMLWVKRLHQFIALAERFVTALAGLLALGVLLVIGNTIRMAIENRRDEILVVKLVGGTDAYVRRPFLYTGLWFGVGGGIVAAILLGLGFWWLAAPVAQLADLYQSSFRLQGLGFIESLQLILFAGVTGLIGAWIAVARHLYQIQPR from the coding sequence GTGAAATCGAATCGTCCCGCAAAACCCGAGCGCCGCAATCGTATGGGCGCGAGCACCACTAGCCGTGCTGATCGCCCGCGCCGCGAAGCGCCGCCGCGTGTAGAAACTGTGCGTCCGCAAGGTGCGGTGCAGAGCCAAATGTCCTGGCGCGACAAGTTTGACGCCTGGAGTGCCCATCACAGCAACTCGGCTATTGAAAGCTTGCTGCGCATGTTTGAAACGCCGCTGCAAAGTGCCATGACCTGGTTGGTGATTGCGATTGCTATCGCACTGCCCGCTGCGCTGTTTGTGGTTTTCAATAATCTGCAGCAAATTGGCCAAACCTGGCAGGATTCCAGTCAGGTATCGGTGTTTTTAAAGAAGGATGTCACTGCTACCCAAGCCCAGGATTTACGCGGCCGTGTGGCCCAGCGCCCGGATGTGTTACAGGCAAATTATATCTCGCCCGAACAGGCACTTGCAGAGTTCAAGCAGGGTTCCGGGTTGGGTGAACTTGCCAATCATTTGGATGAAAATCCACTGCCCGGGGTGATTTTGGTTACCCCGAAAATGGTCGAAAATACACCGGCGGCGCTGGCCGATCTGCAGCAGACCTTGATCGCCAACCCGCTGGTTGCGGATGTGCGACTGGATATGCTCTGGGTGAAGCGCTTGCATCAATTTATTGCCTTGGCCGAGCGTTTTGTCACCGCCTTGGCGGGGCTGCTGGCGCTGGGGGTGTTGTTGGTTATCGGTAATACCATTCGTATGGCGATTGAAAATCGCCGCGATGAAATTCTGGTCGTGAAACTGGTAGGTGGCACCGACGCCTATGTGCGCCGCCCGTTTCTCTATACCGGTCTTTGGTTTGGTGTCGGCGGGGGCATTGTCGCGGCCATTTTATTGGGCCTGGGTTTTTGGTGGTTAGCGGCGCCAGTTGCACAGTTGGCTGATCTGTATCAAAGCAGCTTTCGTTTACAAGGCTTAGGTTTTATAGAGAGCTTACAGTTAATCCTGTTTGCGGGAGTCACGGGGTTGATCGGCGCCTGGATCGCGGTGGCGCGCCACTTGTACCAGATCCAACCACGTTAA
- the ftsE gene encoding cell division ATP-binding protein FtsE, translating to MIRFETVSKRYDTGYEALARVDFEVQAGEMVFLTGHSGAGKSTLMKMIMLMEQPSLGQVFVDGHHLETMPKSQIPYFRRNIGVVFQNHQLLFDRTVFDNVALPLQVAGYPHQEIGKRVRAALDKVDLLDKERSNPVVLSGGEQQRVGIARAVVNKPTLLLADEPTGNLDPELANEIMTLFRQFNEVGTTVMIATHDVELLKRMNKRVLGLVQGKLVHDGVLW from the coding sequence GTGATTCGATTTGAAACCGTAAGCAAGCGCTACGACACCGGCTACGAAGCCTTGGCACGCGTCGACTTTGAAGTGCAGGCGGGGGAAATGGTTTTCCTCACCGGCCACTCGGGGGCCGGCAAAAGCACGCTGATGAAAATGATCATGCTCATGGAGCAGCCATCGCTGGGGCAGGTATTTGTGGATGGTCATCATCTGGAAACCATGCCCAAAAGCCAGATCCCCTATTTTCGCCGCAATATCGGCGTAGTCTTCCAAAACCACCAACTGCTCTTTGATCGCACGGTGTTCGATAATGTTGCCCTGCCACTGCAGGTTGCCGGCTACCCTCATCAGGAAATCGGCAAACGTGTGCGCGCCGCGCTCGACAAGGTTGACTTGCTGGATAAAGAACGCAGCAACCCGGTGGTGCTCTCCGGTGGTGAACAACAGCGCGTGGGCATCGCCCGTGCCGTCGTCAATAAACCTACTTTATTACTGGCCGATGAACCCACCGGCAACCTAGACCCTGAGTTAGCCAATGAAATCATGACCTTGTTTCGTCAGTTCAACGAGGTGGGCACCACCGTGATGATCGCCACCCACGACGTGGAATTGTTAAAGCGGATGAACAAACGGGTGTTGGGCTTGGTGCAAGGTAAACTGGTACACGACGGGGTGCTCTGGTGA
- the ftsY gene encoding signal recognition particle-docking protein FtsY: MFFNLFKKSDKPDAKVDAKPDGSFDNNSDNNPLIESPAVEVVSESEPAPVVESPVVVNPPEAPAKLGFFARIKQGLSRTSSHFAEGLGNLFLGRKTIDDELFEELETQLLVADVGMDATTEIIDSLTARVARKQLNDVDALYQALRDQLTDLLRPVEKPLVIDSSRQPYVILVVGVNGVGKTTTIGKLAKRLQNEGKKVMLAAGDTFRAAAVEQLQVWGERNNVPVIAQHTGADSASVIFDALQAAKSRGIDVIIADTAGRLHNKNHLMDELSKVKRVMAKVDGSAPHEVLLVLDAGTGQNAVNQTETFRDAAGVTGLVLTKLDGTAKGGVIFALSKKFGLPVRFIGVGEAIDDLQPFAAEPFIKALFNQTDAA, from the coding sequence ATGTTTTTCAATCTCTTTAAAAAATCCGATAAGCCTGACGCTAAGGTTGATGCCAAGCCCGATGGCAGTTTCGATAACAATTCCGATAACAACCCGCTTATCGAATCGCCTGCTGTCGAGGTGGTCAGCGAGAGCGAACCCGCACCCGTTGTCGAGTCCCCGGTAGTAGTTAACCCACCGGAAGCCCCCGCGAAACTCGGCTTTTTTGCCCGTATCAAACAGGGTTTAAGCCGCACCAGCAGTCACTTTGCCGAGGGTTTGGGCAATCTGTTTCTCGGTCGCAAAACCATCGATGATGAGCTGTTTGAAGAGCTGGAAACCCAATTATTGGTTGCCGATGTGGGGATGGATGCAACCACAGAAATTATCGATAGCCTGACAGCCCGCGTCGCCCGTAAGCAGCTCAACGATGTGGATGCACTTTATCAAGCCCTGCGCGACCAGCTCACAGATTTGCTGCGCCCGGTGGAAAAACCGCTGGTGATCGACAGTAGCAGGCAACCTTATGTGATTCTGGTGGTGGGTGTGAATGGGGTGGGCAAAACGACCACCATCGGCAAACTTGCCAAGCGCCTGCAAAACGAGGGTAAAAAAGTCATGTTGGCGGCGGGGGATACTTTCCGCGCGGCGGCGGTCGAACAGCTGCAGGTTTGGGGTGAGCGCAACAATGTCCCGGTGATTGCCCAGCACACCGGTGCGGATTCGGCGTCGGTAATATTCGACGCCCTGCAAGCGGCCAAATCGCGGGGAATTGATGTGATCATCGCTGATACCGCCGGTCGCTTACACAACAAAAACCATTTGATGGATGAGTTGTCCAAGGTCAAGCGGGTGATGGCCAAGGTTGATGGCTCTGCGCCTCACGAGGTGTTATTGGTGCTGGATGCCGGCACTGGTCAGAACGCCGTCAACCAAACCGAAACTTTCCGCGACGCTGCCGGTGTAACCGGGTTGGTATTAACCAAGCTCGATGGCACCGCCAAAGGCGGAGTGATTTTTGCCCTGAGCAAGAAATTTGGCCTGCCGGTGCGTTTTATTGGTGTCGGCGAGGCGATTGATGATTTACAGCCGTTTGCGGCTGAGCCGTTTATCAAGGCGCTGTTTAACCAAACGGATGCCGCTTAA
- the rsmD gene encoding 16S rRNA (guanine(966)-N(2))-methyltransferase RsmD encodes MDEWRKAADMDSAKPAKALSYHFFTARREKALSKPVAKSLTKSPKGSNQLRIIGGLWRGRKLGFPDVDGLRPTGDRIRETLFNWLAPDIQGAHCLDLFAGSGALGLEALSRGAASSLLIERDSRAAAQLNANLELLKAEGGKVLQMDALGYLGTATAQRQTPRFDVVFIDPPFQLNLWQAVIDLIEQQQLLSEGAAIYIESGLHDQYLPPASWRLHRDKTSGSVHYRLFYRDAPDQTQTST; translated from the coding sequence ATGGATGAGTGGCGCAAAGCAGCAGATATGGATTCTGCAAAGCCAGCAAAGGCGCTATCCTACCACTTCTTCACCGCCCGCAGAGAAAAAGCCTTGTCCAAACCCGTCGCAAAATCGCTCACAAAATCACCCAAGGGTAGCAACCAACTGCGCATTATTGGCGGCCTGTGGCGCGGGCGAAAACTCGGTTTTCCTGATGTGGATGGCCTGCGCCCCACCGGTGACCGGATTCGCGAAACCCTGTTCAATTGGCTGGCGCCGGATATTCAAGGCGCTCACTGCCTGGATTTGTTTGCCGGTTCCGGTGCCTTGGGGTTGGAGGCACTGTCGCGTGGTGCCGCGAGCAGCCTGCTGATTGAACGCGATAGCCGCGCCGCTGCTCAGCTCAACGCCAACCTTGAGTTACTCAAGGCAGAGGGTGGGAAAGTATTGCAGATGGATGCACTGGGGTATTTAGGTACTGCAACGGCACAACGCCAGACACCGCGGTTTGATGTAGTGTTTATCGACCCGCCGTTCCAATTAAACCTGTGGCAAGCCGTGATCGACCTGATAGAACAGCAGCAATTATTAAGCGAAGGGGCGGCGATTTATATTGAGTCCGGCCTGCATGACCAGTACCTGCCCCCTGCCAGCTGGCGCTTGCACCGAGATAAAACCTCCGGCAGCGTTCACTACCGGTTGTTCTATCGCGATGCCCCTGACCAAACGCAAACCTCGACCTAA